One segment of Bradysia coprophila strain Holo2 unplaced genomic scaffold, BU_Bcop_v1 contig_664, whole genome shotgun sequence DNA contains the following:
- the LOC119083453 gene encoding uncharacterized protein LOC119083453 — protein sequence MELSGGNETNTRPESNFKINIWNSGEKSIFMAADLKQMSDLEAEVVLHDPELNFGDLTIYYYARNGDKIQIANASDFDRFLVTRFNQNIYLSCGNGDAREHVTENFPLKRTTSEISIISLDSCNSIESSTSLDSWIIVDSCTSMECSKGLDSSTGLDVDNSTHLDSSTRLNSPSNSDSYTRADYPENVDVVLVSSKLFDSSTGLDLDNSIHLDCSTRLSVDSSRSLNSPTNADSSTRWDYPECQHFSANADSYTRADYPETLHVVLVSSKLLDSSTGLDLDLDCSTRLSVDSSRCLNSPTNADSSTRWDYPESQDVVLVSSTGLDFDNSTHLDSSTRLNSPANADSYTRADYPESLDLVLVSSKGLDSLTGLDLDNSIHLESSTRLIVDSATSLNSPTNADSYKPSEYAESLDV from the exons ATGGAGCTTTCAGGTGGAAATGAGACAAACACCAGACCGGAaagcaatttcaaaattaatatcTGGAACAGTGgcgaaaaatccattttcatgGCTGCCGATTTGAAGCAAATGTCAGACCTTGAAGCTGAAGTTGTTTTGCATGATCCTGAGCTAAATTTTGGGGACCTTACAATCTACTATTATG CTCGGAATGGGGATAAAATACAGATCGCCAATGCAAGTGACTTTGACAGATTCTTGGTAACACGTTTCAATCAGAACATCTATCTGTCATGTGGAAATGGAGATGCTCGTGAACATGTGACCGAAAATTTCCCGTTGAAGCGGACCACCTCGGAAATTAGTATCATCAGCTTGGACTCCTGCAATAGTATCGAGTCCAGCACAAGCTTGGACTCTTGGATTATCGTGGATTCATGTACAAGCATGGAATGTTCAAAAGGCTTGGATTCTTCAACAGGATTGGATGTTGATAATTCAACTCATCTGGATTCTTCAACGAGACTGAATTCTCCATCAAACTCAGATTCTTACACACGCGCGGATTATCCAGAAAACGTAGATGTGGTCTTGGTTTCTTCAAAACTCTTTGATTCTTCAACAGGATTGGATTTGgataattcaatacatttaGATTGTTCAACAAGATTGAGTGTGGATTCTTCAAGGAGCCTGAACTCTCCAACAAACGCAGATTCTTCCACACGGTGGGATTATCCAGAATGCCAGCATTTTTCAGCAAACGCAGATTCTTATACACGCGCGGATTATCCAGAAACTTTACATGTGGTCTTGGTTTCTTCAAAACTCTTGGATTCTTCAACAGGATTGGATTTGGATTTAGATTGTTCAACAAGATTGAGTGTGGATTCTTCAAGGTGCCTGAACTCCCCAACCAACGCTGATTCTTCCACACGGTGGGATTATCCAGAAAGCCAAGATGTGGTCTTGGTTTCTTCAACAGGATTAGATTTTGATAATTCAACTCATCTGGATTCTTCAACGAGACTGAATTCTCCAGCAAACGCAGATTCTTATACACGCGCGGATTATCCAGAAAGCTTAGATTTGGTCTTGGTTTCTTCAAAAGGTTTGGATTCTTTAACAGGATTGGATTTGgataattcaatacatttGGAGTCTTCAACAAGATTGATTGTGGATTCTGCAACGAGCCTAAATTCTCCAACAAATGCAGATTCTTACAAACCCTCAGAGTATGCAGAAAGCTTAGATGTG
- the LOC119083452 gene encoding uncharacterized protein LOC119083452, with product MHFLFHPMNCHSSAYHPFCDAATRDIIPVTRHSLISIWTSKEEQLLKMKKMLKILSKMGFVNESDVCDSDSEISWSGETVTTNKTKNYFKVNVNNYGDESIFMIEDLKQFSDLHTKISECYPDRNQDDLTIKYLDKNFNFVQIEDDEDFEIFLENHNDQKIYVSWLNKKCVFMGGLINLINVQMDMCLYVSLMALLIFILIAVIAISFVVFSGETAEPVCETRVDHWSEHKKIIREFCEEHPSTEECQHIIVEFLSFMALDSLIEANI from the exons atgcattttctttttcatccgATGAACTGTCATAGTTCGGCATATCATCCATTTTGCGACGCTGCTACACGTGATATAATACCGGTTACTCGTCATTCATTGATTTCGATTTGGACATCAAAGGAAGAACAACtgttgaaaatgaagaaaatgttgaaaattttatccaaGATGGGTTTCGTAAATGAATCAGATGTGTGTGACAGTGACAGTGAAATAAGTTGGTCAGGTGAAACCGTGACCactaataaaacgaaaaactattttaaagTGAATGTTAACAATTATGGCGACGAGTCAATTTTCATGATTGAAGATTTGAAGCAATTTTCAGATCTTCACACTAAAATATCGGAGTGTTATCCTGACCGAAATCAAGATGACCTTACCATCAAGTATTTGG ataagaatttcaatttcgtaCAGATCGAGGATGACGAAGACTTCgaaattttcttggaaaatcACAATGATCAGAAGATCTATGTGTCAtggttaaacaaaaaatgtgtattcATGGGTGGATTGATAAATTTGATCAACGTTCAAATGGATATGTGTTTATACGTCTCTTTAATGGCTTTACTCATCTTCATCCTGATCGCGGTCATTGCAATATCTTTTGTAGTATTTAGTGGAGAAACGGCTGAACCGGTATGTGAAACTCGAGTGGACCACTGGTcggaacataaaaaaattattcgagaATTTTGCGAGGAACACCCTTCAACTGAAGAATGTCAGCACATAATCGTGGAGTTTCTCTCCTTTATGGCTTTAGATTCTTTAATAGAAGCAAATATATGA